CCGGGTTCATCTGCAGAATTTCGTTGTAGAGCAGCGCCGCTGCATCCAGCGTCGACGCGTCTTCCTCGAACTGCACCGCACGCAGAAACATCTCTTGCACCTCCACCGCTCGTTGCGAACGTGTGATCACGCCGCCGTTGGCAACCTGCAGAACCTCGGTGATGCTCTGGTCGAAGTCGAAGGAGAGCTGATGCGTGACCGGATCCAGAAGAGCTCCGGCATACCGGAAGGAGACGCGCGACCCGTGCCGCACTACGCTCGATTCCAGCAGAGGATTGACAACCCCGGACATGCGCTGCATCGCGGTGACGGACGCGCGAATCGTTCTCGAGGGCAATCGGGTAGCGCGCAGGTCGCGAAGCGTCCGTAACTGGCTCAGGTGGGCAAAGCTGTAAGTTTCGGTGGGAAGAACTAGCCCCGCCCGCTCCCATGCCGCAAGCTGGTGGTGATGCAGGTGCAGAATCCTCAAAACATCCTGACGGCTGTATCGGCTCACGTTGTGGTCTCGTCCTACCCGTCTCTCGCCCGCGTGTCTAGTGTGTTCTGTGATTCGCAACTCAGCTTCCCTACAAGCCTGAGTATCGATGGGAAGACCACGTCAATCAAGGGGATTTGCGTTGCTTCACCATGAAAACAGTGGATATCGCGTACCTAATTAGGTTCCCGTTCTTAATCCGGAAGTGAAGCTTCTTCAGATTGTGTTATCCGGCCGATTGAGCCGTCTGAAAACATGTTTCACCGTCTCGTGCGGCAACCGCTGTAATCACGCGAACGAATGAACCCATCGTGACAATTGATTGGACTTTGCCGGGGTAGTTTGTTCTCATTAACGCTTGAGCAGGTCTGCTTGATGTGCCTCGACGCGCGTCGGTCCGCTCGACAATCCACCCCACAATTTAGTCGTCTGCCGGCAAGGGTCGCCCTTCATCGCGGAGCCCAAACGCCCTGCCGTAGCAGACTTCTCAGCACAATCCAGAGGCAGAAAGACGTGTCCATGTACGTGAGACAACCTCATCGTGAAGTGAGAACCCAGCCGGAGATCTCTGCGCGCCATCGTGCCCGCGCGGCGGTATCGATCCTGGCTGTGTCCCTCGCGGCGACGTCTCCCTTGGCCATCGCGCAGTCCGTGAAGCCCTCAACCGCCGAGAGCTTCCAGCAGAACGTAAAGCCC
This Granulicella aggregans DNA region includes the following protein-coding sequences:
- a CDS encoding tetratricopeptide repeat protein, coding for MSRYSRQDVLRILHLHHHQLAAWERAGLVLPTETYSFAHLSQLRTLRDLRATRLPSRTIRASVTAMQRMSGVVNPLLESSVVRHGSRVSFRYAGALLDPVTHQLSFDFDQSITEVLQVANGGVITRSQRAVEVQEMFLRAVQFEEDASTLDAAALLYNEILQMNPDHAPASINLGTIHYNRRDFARAEELYRNATVADPDYALAFFDLGNVLDETLQLDEAIASYQRAIALVPHYADAHYNLALAYERQGERRRALRHWLMYTRLDPVGPWASHAKIQARKILSSERLSIVSRRGQPVPIAG